The DNA window acgtagtttaaagaggtttaagagattaagtccgtcttatctcttattcattttgtttatcttttatttatcctgtttaaataggaggtaaggctaaccgatacgggaggaatctactcgagatatgttctggtacgattccttagcacACTCATGGTTAGTAACTAATAAAATGAATAgatgcttagccatgcttagagtGGGTCTATAGTTTGAAAAGAATTATGGAATACAATCACTTTGCTCACTCCATAACTTTTCACCATAATAGCGCTTGTTCGGTTTAAAATGTTGAAAATCGGAACGGTCTAGATGGAAAGTGGTTTCGTGATTTGAGCGGAAGGTAGGatctagagaaaggagtctcggaggcatagtccgcttgaatcgattaaggaccgtccgtggatgacctcgattttgagcacttatcgtactaccacatatctaATCATGGTATGGATAAACCGATTACCTTCCAAGTTTGAtatttgatgcacggtcctagatgcgtggccatagggctttgtagagaggcttaggggtgtcccctgtcagacccgggaccacgggactgtgtacataacgtagtttaaagatgtttaagagattaagtccgtcttatctcttatttatctcatttatctcttatttatcctatttaagtaggagatgaagctaaccgatacagaaggaatctactcgagatatgttctggtactattccttggctggtgttggttaggattcatgtaaccctagcctcccggatatataaggggggacaaagatcctctcaaaacaagatctccagatcatcctacaccaaaggcaatacaaaccatcacacAGGACGTAGCGTATTACGTGcctcgcggtccgaacctgtctaagttttgtgttcattgcaccttcgagttcttgatctcgacATCTCCTCACATAAACTtgccaccttgggtatacccctcgatgggcagccggtaaaacaccgacatccCTGATGGACCTAGGtgactctccgcgcaagttaggcgtgacgtTCAAAGGTTCCAACTTGTtgggaaaggttgatgcgagtacccccttgcctaacgtgatcggttgggcgaGTCGCATGGTTCTtatgtcgtgtgggtaaagaagtacacccttgcaaggttaaattaatcaattcgaattgccgcgctctcggttacgAGCAAGCTCAATATCCACTAAATTCTTCGTAGAAGTTTCGGTTGTGTTCGCTTATGGTGTATCTCCTCATGTTACGCCTTTCGGTCATGGTttaataaactaaaattttgaGGTGGTTGGGTAAGATAATAAAAATGCTAGAGAGTTAGGAGTTGAATTAGGAGCTCATTCTTATATAAATCACTTAAGCTAAAGCCTTCTTGTGAGTCTTCCTATGCATAATCCTTGATTACTTTATTCGCGTCAGTATtgtgagtacctttgtacttaTGTTGCTTTGTTAaataagttgcaggtgagctgGAAGTGGTGTTTGACCACTTTTACTCCGCCGATCCCGTTGCGGGTGAGGAGTAGGCCTGATGCGGTCTTGGTggcgtccttgagcaagacgctaTCATTCCATCACTTTTTATTTTGTCCGCTGCGCATTCGTGTTGGGTGTCACATTAATCACTAAACTTTATGGTTCATGTACCTTTTCTAGTGATCCTTGTGAGACTAAGACTCGTATGTCGTGTTTGAACCTTAGTTTTAGATTTGGACCCTCCCTTTTAATTAAGTTTGTAATGACTAGATGTTAATCCTTGTTGATTAAAACTTGCTCTTTGTGGTTCATTGGCAATGTATGCGATTGTAAACGGTAAGTgtatatgcatgatcttggTCATGTGGTATGATACATACCGAGACTACCGGATTTAACATTATTTTCGGCGGATGACGTGTTGATTATTTGCAATTTAGATATGGGTTAACACGTGGCACGCACTTGGCACGAGCAcatgttagctctcatcttacCAAAGACGATCGGCGATCCGCTTAAAATagtgttaaattgggcggttctacAATTTCCAACGAGCTCTGTCGCGGCGGACGGGCGGAGGACCATGTCTTGGGCAGTCGGGCGGAGGTAATGGACACGAGGTGAAGCGATGCGGATGGCTGGACATGGCTGGACCCACGAAGCAGAGCGCGAGCCTGGCTTGCGGGGCGCTACTGCAGGTATGGAACGCGCGTGACAGCCAGTGCAGCCGTCGCACAAGGCTACCGTAGGCTGGGCCACGCGCGCACCACCGGAGCAGAAAACGTACAGGACAAGGTGTGAAGTAAAATAATTTAAATTTCTTATAACAAAATATTTAAAATAAGATCTCAGTTAACTATATTTAAATAATTTTTGAAGTGGAACTTTTTTCCTTGAAGGGGAACAATTTTATCATGAAGCTGGAACAATTGTTCCACCTTTAAAATAATTTTTTCTATTTCTAAAAAAAGATTGTTCAAATGTTGTAAGTCTAGTCTTGTTTTGAACATCCTGTCATTAGAAACACGATAATACAATTGAAATCTAATTTGGATGGATAATTTGAAAACTACGGATATTTTTTCACTTGGATGCACCGTACACCATTACAGCAGTGCGTAAACGGTTGGTTAACAAATTATGGACCGGAAGCAACGGCGTGTAAACAGTTGTTGGTTAACAAATCATGGGCCGTAAGCAGCGAAGAAAATAGAAAATGAAGCCCGAAAAAGAAGAGCAGGCTTCTGCAATGCTCCGCATGCAGGTTGCGCGTGCGATCTCGAGCCCTTTTCTGCATTGGTTTATGACAACAAAACAAACCTTAGCGTGGCTGCCTGCACTATGAAAACCTGTCTAGTCTGCTAGCCACCCAACCCAACCAAACACTAGAATAGAAAGCTCAACGCTAAAAGATCCGTTTGGTTGGTAGGATGGATGGAGATGGAATTGAGAGGTTTTATTTTTACATatttagggcctgtttagttcccaggctgtaaacgcaaaaaagccgtaaacgcaaaattttcaaagaaatcttgctaatttgaagtactaaatgaagtctatttacaaaactttttgcatggatgggctgtaaatcgcgagacgaatctaatgagcctacttaatccatattttgcaacGGTGATGCTATAGTAACCATCCgttaattattgcttaatcataaattaattagcatcattagattcgtctcgcgatttacaacccatctgtgtaaaaaattttataaataaaCTTTATTTAGTACATCAAATTAGCAAAATTCCTTTAAACTTTTTTTTTCCGTTTACAGCTACGGTAACGCCCTTGGTCGAGGAACGGTGGACGGAACGGTTCTACCAGCCGAATATACCTCGAGATACGGACCGCGTTGCCCCCAGCCGGCGAAGcgccccccctcccccgccggATCTGCCTCCCGCGCCccaccccggccgccggcggctggcgagcgcgcgcagcCCGCGGGCCCCCCCCCTCCCGGACCGCTACCCAGGTTCTACTCTCTCATCATTTCCCTGGCCTGTACTTCCTCTCGAGAAGTCGGTCCGAGTCGAGGCTAGTCCGAGTCCATGGCCGATTGAAGTAACGAATCGCGATCGGAGACGGAGGCATAGATGTAGTGTTCTGTATAAAGGGAGGGCCGAAGAGAACGATTGATTCGAAGTTCGTTCTGGATCTGGGTCTAATCTAATTGAACAACTATTCTGGTTTCCAGATCCGATTGGGGAGAAAGGCCCGGCCTTTTTCACTATTACGCCGGCGGAAACTCGGCGGCGCGATGGCAGACTCCGGGCGGAAGCGTCAATGTGGTGCTTTTGCCACTTCCGTAGCCTGCAAGCGCCGGGCGCATGGCCGGGACTGGACGTCTCTCCCCTCGGACATTACCAACGTCATCGCCGAGCGGCTGCTGGCGGAGGACGTGGTTGACTACATGAGCCTACGTTCCGTGTGCGCGCCTTGGCGCGCCTCGACGGCTAGCCCGCGCGACCCCACGCTACGGGACGTTCGCTTCCGCCCGCGCGGTTGGGTTGCTCTCTGCGACGGTGATGGCGTCCGCCCGGCCGACGCCTGCCAGGTCAACTTCTTCCACACGTCCACCAGCAGGCGCCTCCGCGTTCGCCTGCCAGAGCTACACGACCACAGGATCGTCGGATTCACGGACGGCCTCCTCATCCTGCTCAACAAAAGCACCACCGCCGTCCGTGTCCTGCACCCGTTCACTCGCGTCTTCCTCGACCTCCCTCCGCTTGCCCCCGTTTTTCATCTCCTGGTGAAGGACATCTGGTCAAGAGCATGGATGGAAGCCGCGGTTTGCTGGTCTTGCACATCCATTGCGGTTGTTGCCTGGTTCCCCAATGTTCCGGTGGTGGTCCATGCGGAGCCGACTCGTCCACGCTGGTGTGTTATCTACCGTGGCCTTCAGCTCTGGACCGCCTTACCATTCCAAGGCAGGCTATTCGGCATTAGAAAAGATACCAGGCAGATCATTCAGCTGTACCCTCACCTGCCATATCCCGTGGTTGCTTGCATCCCAAACAGTTTTGGCCGTCCCAACATGTGTGATTACTATCTCGTGGACTTTGGGGGACGCATGCTGCTCGCTGTTCAGCATCGCATCATCGACCAGTGCTTGGAAGGGTGGCAGCCCTTCGCCTTCGCCTTCTTCTTGGTTAATGTACACCAGAGAGAGCTTGTTCCAGTGGACAGTCTTGGTGATAGAGCAATCTTCCTTAACAAAGATCGTTGCCTGTGTGTTTCGGCCAAGGACCTCCCATCCATCAGTGGCAATTCTGTTTACTTCTCCCTGCACACAACTGACCCTGTTGCGGTGCATTCACTAAGCAAGCGAACGTGTGAGCGGACATCGACATTCTCCCTCATTCACAACTTCAAGGAGAGGATTCGGCCCTCTGTAAGGCCTTTCACCCTGGCTGATCATCTGCTGTCGTATTGCCACCATGTTCAGTGGTAGGTTCCTGGATAGCTCTCCTGCTGCACTAACTTATGTGTCAAAGTAATTTTCCATCTTTGCCGTGCAGGTCAAAAGGATTTATGTTTCACGAGTACTTTAGCTACCTGCATCTTGGAAGAAGATGGTGAGGAAACTGAAATCACAAGATCAGGAAATCCAAGTCCCATTCATGATTAGGGAGAAAACAGAGGGAAGATTGAGGTCCAGCGATATGAAGAATAGTCCCCCTTGGTACTTGGCACGATGCTAATATTTTGATGCTACTGAATGCGACTACAAAATTTCTGCTGGTTGTGGCTCAGTTAACTTATGTTCATGTGCCCTTCTCCTTTGTTTGTTATTTTTGTACTACTACTAAATTGTCCGAAATTTAGCTATTGGTTCTGTGTTCTAGTGGTTTCAAATGACCAATTATTTATGCTAAAAGCTTTCGTGTGTCTTGCACTCTTGATGCTGATCTTAAATGAAAGAAACTTACTAGACATCAATAAAAATTAGATCAGGTATAATATAGCGTATCTTATCCGGTAGTTACATTTTGTTGCTAATATTTGCACGTGAGTTCCATTTGGAGTTTTTGAAACTTTATAATTGCTTATTCTCTTTTATTATACTCTGCTCTAACATGTTACAGGTTTTTTCGGGGGGTGAGTCTTTTATATGAAAATTAAAGTATGAAATGAGTCCAAGCATTGAACTTTCTGACTTTCATTTTCCATCTCAAAAATCAAAATGGAAACATATATATTCTGCTCAAATGCTGATCTTAACTTGCTACAAGCTCCAGCGTTCAACTTAGTTAATCTCTTTTAGTTCATTTTTTCTTAGCAGCACGGCAGCGTCTCCGTCGAGCAACACTCCCAATCGAGCACCACTCCCAATCGAGCACCAGCAAGCGGCATGCCCACGCTGGCCACAAATGCAACACCCAGGAAGACGAACACTTGGTTGCACGCGACATGCTACAAGATGTTCTCGTACGCATCCTCCTCGCCTCGGACCTCGGCTCGTCTCCTCGAACTCGGCCGTACGAGAACAGCAGGACGGTCCTGGACGGAGGCAGCCGAATCGGCACAACGCAAGGGGCGGTGCTGATGGTCACCTCCAACGCCGGCGCCCCTGGCTCGGGATAGGCAGAGCACGAGAGGAGCAGCTGAACATGACATGGTAGGGGTTGCCATCCATGGTGGCACCGCCGTGAGGgcacctccgcccgcgcccgccaCCGCCAGAGGCAGGGAAGGAGAAGCCGGCGGCGCCGGAGACTGGGGAGAAGAAGAACGGGAGCTCGCCGACGGGATGGCATCTCTCAGCGCCGGCGCTGCCGCGAGGCTTGCGGTCTTCCGGACGGTGGGGTTGCGGGCGCGGTGGCTCTtgcccgccggccatggcgcgCGAGAGAAAGTGCCAGCGCGAGAGGGGTGAGACCGAGCAAATGACAAATAATTATCAAATTATTTTTGCTTAACATTTATTAATCATTGAAAATCTTGACATTTGCAGGAGACAGTTAGCAATGATGTAAAAAGTTTGAGTGCAAAGGTAACAGATGTGGAAACTGAAGTTCAACAAATCCAATCTCTTTACTCCTCGATGTCATCAATGATTAATCAACTAAATGTATCAGTCAATGTATGTATAGAGCACACTTGTTTTTCTTTGAGTCACTAGCTGTTTACTGGCTAAAGTCTTAACTGTTTTTCTCTTCGTGCAGGCTTTGTTGTCCCGCATATCCCAATCACCCTTTGCCGACGTTGATAATACCAGTAATCAATAAATTAGGTTTCTTAATTCAGAACCCAATCTTCAAAATTATATGCTGGTTATTTATGTCCACACACTATCCACCTATGTACATAGGTTTTTAGCACGTAATTTGGAATTCGTTTGGCCATGATTACATCTTATTGGTGGGTACCGTTGACTTTCCAGGAATACATTTATTATTGACTGCTTGTTAGTAGTAATCCTGCATATCACTTTTTTTAAATGATCCTACATATCACTTCTATCGTCCACTTCTATCACATCACTCAAATGATGTTTGACTACACCAAAACCATATAACCCTAATACGTGCTATGCTATTATTGTTTAATGCAGATCATTGGATGACATAACACAAGTCACGTAGGCTGATACTATACCTGAACAATCGGGAGCAAGTTGTAGATACGAGCTAGAGCTGCCGTAGCCGAGTTATCTTATTTTTTCTCTGACAAGACTGAATTGGTGCTTTTGCATATGCAACCGGATCGTGAGAGTTTTAGATGCAAAAACTCACCCCTAAAACAGGCATACTagtttttttgaaaaaaaaggcATACGCAACCTGATTCTGAGAGTTTAGAAGGAAGGGTTCACATCTGAAACAATTGGATAGGATTCACTTTTGGTAGTAAAGTGTTCAGATAATATGTTCATTCGATATGGATATTTCTCTGTGATTGTTTTTTATTCATTTGTTTCTAGCTCGTGTACTTGCAAAAGCTTATTAGTCAGTAGCTCGCATCACATACTGTGGCAAATGCCCGGTGGCTCTTGCAAATGACTCTCAGGATCAGGTTGCGTATACCTTTTTTTTAAACTAGTATGCCTGTTTCAGAGGTGAGTTTGTGCATCTAAAACTCTCGCGATCCGGTTGCATATGCAAAAGCACCAATTCAGTCTTGTCAGAGAAAAAATGAGATAACTCAGCTACGGCAGCTCTAGCTCCTATCTACAACTTGCTCCTGATTGTTCGGGTGCAGTACCAGCCTGCGTGACTTGTGTTATGTCATCTAATGATCTGCATTAAACAATAATAGCATAGCACGTATTAGGGTTATATGACTTTGATGTAGTCAAACATCATTTGAGTGATATGACAGAAGTGGACGATAGAAGTGATATGCAGGATCATTTAAAAAAATGATATGCAGGATTACTACTAACAAGCAGTCAATAATAAATATATTCCTGGAAAGTCAGCGGTACCCACCAATAAGATGTAATCATGGTCAAAGATGTAATCATGGTCAAAGGAATTCCAAATTACGTGCTAAAAACCTACGTACATGGGTGGATAGTGTGTGAACATAAATAACCAGCATATAATTTTGAAGATTGGGTTCTGAATTAAGAAACCGGAGTTATTGATTACTGGTATTGTCAACGTCGGCGGAGGGTGGTTGGGATATGCGGGACAACAAAGCATGCATGAAGAGAAAAACAGTTAAGACTTTAGCCAGTAAACAGTTAGTGACTCTAAAAAAACAAGTATGCTCCACACATATATTAATTGATACATTTAGTTGATTAATCATTGATGACATCGAGGAGTAAAGAGCTTGGGTTTGTTAAACTCTTGTTTCCACATCTGTTACCTTTGCACTCAAACTTTTTACATCATTGCTAACTGTCTCCTGCAAATGTCAAGAGTTTCAATGATTAATAAATGTTAAGCAAAAAAGGGTGGTTGGGATATGCGGGACAACAAAGCCTGCATGAAGAGAAAAACAGTTAAGACATTAGCTAGTAAATAGCTAGTGATTCTAAAAAAAAAGTATGCTCCACACATACATTGACTGATACATTTAGTTGATTAATCATTGATGACATCGAGGAGCAAAGAGCTTGGGTTTGTTGAACTCCAATTTCCACATCTGTTACCTTTGTACTCAAACTTTTTAGATCATTGCTAACTGTCTCTTGCAAATGTCAAGAGTTTCAATGATTAATAAATGTTAAGCAAAAATAATTTGATAATTTAAACCATCTGCAATATACCAAAGCATCATTCATCCTGTGCATACTCTCGTTGATACTTGAAATGTTAGATTTCATCGTACCCTGCATTCAGCAAAGTCAATGATTAAGGTTAGAAGAAGTCATCAAGAAGCACCAATAAATAATCatgtaaggatatcatcaaacaTCACTAATGTTTATAGGGTGTTATTGAACTTCATATATTCAGAAACAAATCCATCAGGATGCATTCACACCTTCTTTTTTGACTTTGTCTCAAGCCATTGAATAAAGCTGAAAGTATTGTCATTTGAAAGCTCAAGGCGCCTCCGGGCCCATAAATTTCCATTCACACCTTCTTTTATTAGTTGA is part of the Panicum hallii strain FIL2 chromosome 2, PHallii_v3.1, whole genome shotgun sequence genome and encodes:
- the LOC112880166 gene encoding uncharacterized protein LOC112880166; the protein is MADSGRKRQCGAFATSVACKRRAHGRDWTSLPSDITNVIAERLLAEDVVDYMSLRSVCAPWRASTASPRDPTLRDVRFRPRGWVALCDGDGVRPADACQVNFFHTSTSRRLRVRLPELHDHRIVGFTDGLLILLNKSTTAVRVLHPFTRVFLDLPPLAPVFHLLVKDIWSRAWMEAAVCWSCTSIAVVAWFPNVPVVVHAEPTRPRWCVIYRGLQLWTALPFQGRLFGIRKDTRQIIQLYPHLPYPVVACIPNSFGRPNMCDYYLVDFGGRMLLAVQHRIIDQCLEGWQPFAFAFFLVNVHQRELVPVDSLGDRAIFLNKDRCLCVSAKDLPSISGNSVYFSLHTTDPVAVHSLSKRTCERTSTFSLIHNFKERIRPSVRPFTLADHLLSYCHHVQWSKGFMFHEYFSYLHLGRRW